A stretch of uncultured Methanobrevibacter sp. DNA encodes these proteins:
- the sucD gene encoding succinate--CoA ligase subunit alpha, translating to MILLNEDTKCLVQGITGKQGSFHTEQMLKYNTNIVAGLTPGKGGQKFLDQVPIFNSMEEATEEVDINASIIFVPARFAKDAAFEAIRHLDLVVIISEHIPVHDSMKIMAYAKQMDTTVIGPNTPGIISPGVGKLGIMPTHIFKEGNVGVISRSGTLTYEIASELTNAGIGQSTAVGIGGDPVTGDNYVDILKRFDKDDQTDAVVLIGEIGGTAEERAGKFIAEEMNKPVVSYIAGRTAPPGKRMGHAGAIIQGNSGTVASKTEALNAAGVEVAKKPSEIVDLLKKVM from the coding sequence AAAATGTTTAGTTCAAGGAATCACCGGAAAACAAGGTTCTTTTCACACTGAACAAATGTTGAAATATAATACAAACATTGTTGCAGGCCTTACCCCTGGAAAAGGAGGTCAGAAATTTTTAGACCAGGTACCAATTTTCAATTCCATGGAGGAAGCAACTGAAGAAGTGGATATAAACGCTTCAATTATTTTTGTACCTGCAAGATTTGCAAAAGACGCTGCTTTTGAAGCAATCAGACACCTGGACTTGGTTGTCATTATCTCAGAGCATATCCCAGTTCATGACAGTATGAAAATTATGGCATATGCAAAACAGATGGACACAACTGTCATTGGTCCGAACACTCCTGGAATCATCTCTCCGGGTGTTGGTAAATTAGGAATCATGCCTACCCATATCTTTAAGGAAGGTAATGTTGGTGTAATTTCAAGAAGCGGTACATTAACATACGAAATAGCAAGCGAACTTACCAATGCAGGAATCGGACAAAGTACAGCTGTCGGTATTGGTGGAGACCCTGTAACCGGAGACAATTACGTTGATATCTTAAAAAGATTTGACAAAGATGACCAGACTGATGCAGTAGTCTTAATCGGTGAGATTGGAGGAACTGCAGAAGAAAGAGCAGGTAAATTCATTGCTGAAGAAATGAACAAACCTGTTGTATCATACATTGCAGGAAGAACTGCACCTCCCGGCAAAAGAATGGGACACGCAGGAGCAATTATTCAAGGAAACTCCGGTACTGTTGCAAGTAAAACAGAAGCTTTAAATGCAGCAGGTGTTGAAGTAGCTAAAAAACCATCTGAAATTGTAGATTTACTTAAAAAGGTTATGTAA